In Dysgonomonadaceae bacterium zrk40, one genomic interval encodes:
- a CDS encoding RNA methyltransferase, whose translation MSLSKNKIKYIRSLKEKKFRSLHNAFVAEGIKLVTDLMSTCHCQFLAALPEVLHAYPEMKADEIVDATEIELSKATFLQTAPQVIAVFYQPEQHSEQLQLRGKLSLALDGVQDPGNVGTILRIADWFGIDQILCSPDTADLYNPKTVQATMGAIARVRGFQGELTSLLSRQSDLPVYGTFLDGANIYGEPLSTEGVIVLGSEGKGISRETEKLINRRLLIPSYPFGRITSESLNVAAAAAVVCAEFRRRRG comes from the coding sequence ATGAGTCTGAGCAAAAACAAGATTAAATACATCCGATCACTGAAAGAGAAAAAATTCCGCAGCCTGCACAACGCATTTGTTGCGGAGGGCATCAAATTGGTCACAGATTTGATGTCAACCTGTCACTGTCAGTTTTTGGCAGCACTGCCTGAAGTCCTGCATGCGTATCCGGAAATGAAAGCAGATGAAATAGTTGATGCAACTGAAATCGAACTGAGCAAGGCAACCTTTTTGCAAACTGCCCCCCAGGTCATCGCAGTATTTTATCAGCCTGAACAGCATTCCGAGCAGTTGCAATTGCGTGGCAAACTGAGTCTGGCACTCGACGGTGTGCAGGATCCCGGCAATGTGGGCACCATTCTCCGCATTGCCGATTGGTTCGGCATTGATCAAATCCTCTGTTCTCCCGACACAGCCGATCTATACAATCCCAAGACCGTGCAGGCTACCATGGGGGCCATTGCACGCGTGAGAGGATTCCAAGGGGAACTCACTTCCCTGCTCTCCAGGCAAAGCGACTTACCTGTATACGGCACCTTTCTGGATGGCGCCAACATCTATGGTGAACCACTCTCCACCGAGGGAGTAATCGTTTTGGGCAGTGAAGGGAAAGGCATCAGCAGGGAAACGGAAAAATTGATTAACAGGAGATTGTTGATTCCCAGTTACCCGTTCGGCAGAATCACCTCTGAATCATTGAACGTAGCTGCCGCAGCAGCAGTAGTATGCGCAGAGTTTCGTCGAAGACGGGGATAA
- a CDS encoding transketolase, whose amino-acid sequence MNENAIMNKAADNIRILSASMVEQAKSGHPGGAMGGADYINVLFSEFLEYDPENPGWEMRDRFFLDPGHMSPMLYSVLCLSGKFSLDELKEFRQWGSPTPGHPEIDINRGIENTSGPLGQGHAYAAGAAIAARFLQARLGEGMDHTVYSFISDGGVQEEISQGVGRIAGHLGLSNLIMFYDSNNIQLSTTTDAVTSEDVAAKYRAWNWRVISIDGNNVDEIRKALTEAKAEKEKPTLIIGNTVMGKGALAADCTSYECQVSTHGQPLSAAGADFGQTINNLGGNPENPFSIFPEVAELYQKRKEALKVIVADRNAKLQQWTAANPEMAEKKRKWFSRELPAIDWSAITQKANSATRAASAAVLSELAKQVENMVVASADLSNSDKTDGFLKHTKALTSNDFSGAFLQAGVSEFTMSCLCIGMSLHGGVIPACGTFFVFSDYMKPSIRVAALMQTPVIFIWTHDAFRVGEDGPTHQPVEQEAQIRLLEKLQNHHGKNSVLVLRPADGNETTVAWKMAMENSETPTGLILSRQNIKDLPAEGSRYEAALHADKGAYVVQDEENFDVILLASGSEVSTLVEGASLLRADGVKVRIVSVPSEGLFRSQSKEYQESVLPRGSKKFGLTAGLPVTLEGLVGADGAVWGMNSFGYSAPYTVLDEKLGYTGENVYEQVKKLL is encoded by the coding sequence ATGAACGAAAATGCAATCATGAACAAAGCAGCCGACAACATCCGTATCCTGTCGGCATCTATGGTAGAACAGGCTAAATCCGGACATCCGGGTGGTGCCATGGGTGGGGCAGATTATATCAATGTCCTTTTTTCTGAATTTCTGGAATATGATCCTGAAAATCCGGGATGGGAGATGAGAGACCGTTTCTTCCTTGACCCAGGACATATGTCACCCATGTTGTATTCGGTACTCTGTTTAAGTGGTAAGTTTTCGTTGGATGAACTGAAAGAGTTTCGTCAGTGGGGCAGTCCTACACCCGGACATCCCGAGATTGACATCAACAGGGGCATTGAAAATACCTCAGGTCCGTTGGGACAGGGTCATGCCTATGCAGCCGGTGCAGCCATCGCCGCGCGTTTTCTTCAGGCTCGTCTGGGCGAAGGGATGGATCATACCGTTTACAGCTTCATCTCCGACGGAGGTGTGCAGGAGGAGATCTCTCAAGGAGTTGGCAGGATTGCCGGTCACCTGGGACTTAGCAACCTCATCATGTTTTATGATTCCAACAATATTCAGCTTTCCACCACTACAGATGCCGTGACCAGCGAGGATGTTGCCGCCAAGTACAGAGCCTGGAACTGGCGGGTGATCTCCATCGATGGCAACAATGTGGATGAGATCCGCAAGGCTCTCACTGAAGCAAAAGCAGAAAAAGAGAAACCGACGCTGATCATTGGTAATACAGTGATGGGTAAAGGGGCGCTTGCTGCTGATTGTACTTCTTACGAGTGTCAGGTCTCCACACATGGTCAACCCCTTAGTGCTGCCGGTGCCGATTTCGGACAGACAATCAATAATCTGGGTGGTAATCCGGAAAATCCCTTCTCCATCTTCCCTGAGGTCGCTGAACTCTATCAGAAAAGAAAGGAAGCGTTGAAAGTGATTGTTGCAGACAGGAATGCCAAGTTGCAACAGTGGACAGCTGCCAATCCTGAAATGGCTGAAAAGAAACGCAAATGGTTTTCCCGTGAATTGCCTGCAATTGACTGGAGTGCCATCACTCAGAAGGCCAACAGTGCCACGCGTGCTGCCTCTGCCGCAGTACTCTCAGAGCTGGCCAAACAGGTTGAAAATATGGTTGTGGCATCTGCCGACCTCTCCAATTCTGACAAGACCGATGGTTTTCTGAAACATACAAAAGCACTGACCAGCAATGATTTCTCCGGTGCTTTCCTGCAAGCCGGTGTATCTGAATTCACCATGTCCTGCCTCTGCATCGGGATGAGTCTCCATGGCGGTGTCATCCCAGCTTGTGGCACCTTCTTTGTCTTCTCCGATTATATGAAACCTTCAATACGTGTGGCTGCCCTGATGCAGACACCGGTGATCTTTATCTGGACACATGATGCCTTCCGTGTGGGAGAGGATGGTCCCACTCATCAGCCGGTAGAACAGGAGGCCCAGATCAGGCTGTTGGAGAAACTACAGAACCATCATGGAAAAAATTCCGTACTGGTACTTCGCCCTGCTGACGGCAATGAGACCACCGTAGCCTGGAAGATGGCAATGGAGAACAGTGAAACACCTACCGGTTTGATACTTTCACGTCAGAACATCAAGGATCTGCCGGCTGAGGGATCGCGTTACGAGGCTGCATTGCATGCTGACAAGGGTGCTTATGTGGTTCAGGATGAGGAGAACTTTGATGTGATCCTGCTCGCCTCCGGATCAGAAGTCTCTACACTGGTGGAGGGAGCTTCTCTGCTTCGGGCCGATGGGGTTAAAGTGCGTATCGTATCGGTACCTTCTGAGGGTCTTTTCCGTTCACAATCAAAAGAATATCAGGAGTCTGTATTGCCAAGAGGTTCTAAAAAGTTTGGCCTTACTGCCGGATTACCGGTTACCCTTGAAGGACTTGTAGGTGCTGACGGTGCTGTATGGGGAATGAACTCATTCGGGTATTCTGCACCCTATACGGTATTGGATGAGAAACTTGGATACACCGGAGAGAACGTGTATGAGCAAGTAAAGAAACTGTTGTAA
- a CDS encoding RpiB/LacA/LacB family sugar-phosphate isomerase yields MSLFTNAEKPIGIASDHAGYEMKQYLTGVLEEKGIPYKDFGAYSPESSDYADYAHPLATAVENGECYPGITICATGNGISMTVNKHQGIRAALCWSKELAFFARAHNDANILSLPGRFVNQEEAYEILVTFLNTPFEGGRHERRIGKIPCG; encoded by the coding sequence ATGTCATTGTTCACAAATGCTGAAAAACCGATTGGTATTGCTTCTGATCATGCAGGTTATGAGATGAAGCAATACCTGACCGGGGTCCTCGAGGAAAAGGGGATCCCCTACAAGGATTTCGGGGCCTATTCCCCGGAAAGCAGTGATTATGCTGATTATGCACATCCCCTGGCCACGGCTGTGGAAAATGGGGAGTGCTATCCGGGTATTACTATCTGTGCCACTGGCAACGGGATCAGTATGACGGTCAACAAACACCAGGGCATCCGTGCAGCCCTCTGCTGGAGCAAGGAGCTCGCCTTTTTTGCCAGAGCGCACAACGATGCCAATATCCTTTCTCTACCGGGTAGGTTTGTGAATCAGGAGGAGGCATATGAGATTCTGGTCACTTTTCTCAATACACCTTTTGAAGGAGGACGTCATGAGAGAAGGATCGGCAAGATCCCCTGCGGATAG
- a CDS encoding S41 family peptidase, with amino-acid sequence MKIVKLHRWLLLLTLSILSGCDDPTMQFDNHPKGNFDALWTILDRNYCFFEYKEIDWDAVYLDYSRRITSNMGNDALFKLMGEMLAELQDGHVNLVASHDVTRYWKWQEDYPANFDPATQKHYLGSDYSRASGIWYKILEDNVGYLYYNSFTSDLSDGSLDEILNRMAICKGIIIDVRNNGGGNLTNVEKLASRFFNKRTHVGYISHKIGPGHNDFSSLYPKYLESSDRVRYQKPVVVLTNRGCYSATNEFVSIMKIAPLVTVIGDKTGGGSGLPFSSELPNGWSVRFSASPMFNAEKEHIEFGVEPDFFVSMLDNDKDKEKDTIIETARALLKQM; translated from the coding sequence ATGAAAATTGTCAAACTGCATCGCTGGCTACTTCTTCTTACCCTGTCTATCCTTTCAGGGTGTGATGATCCTACCATGCAGTTTGACAATCATCCCAAAGGAAACTTTGATGCGTTGTGGACCATCCTCGACCGGAATTACTGTTTTTTTGAGTACAAAGAGATTGATTGGGATGCTGTGTATCTTGATTATAGCAGGCGCATCACCTCCAACATGGGGAATGATGCCCTCTTCAAGCTGATGGGGGAGATGCTGGCCGAGTTGCAGGATGGGCATGTCAACCTGGTAGCATCACACGATGTAACCCGTTACTGGAAGTGGCAGGAAGATTATCCGGCCAATTTTGATCCTGCAACACAGAAACATTATCTTGGGAGTGACTACAGCCGTGCATCCGGTATCTGGTACAAAATCCTCGAGGACAATGTGGGTTATCTCTATTACAACAGCTTTACGAGCGACCTAAGTGATGGAAGCCTGGATGAAATCCTCAACCGCATGGCTATCTGTAAGGGGATCATCATTGACGTGCGCAACAACGGTGGGGGAAACCTCACCAACGTGGAGAAGCTTGCCAGTCGTTTTTTTAACAAACGGACCCACGTCGGTTATATCTCTCATAAGATTGGTCCCGGACACAACGATTTCTCATCCCTTTATCCCAAATATCTGGAGAGTTCCGACAGGGTGCGTTACCAGAAACCGGTCGTGGTACTCACCAACAGGGGATGTTACAGCGCTACCAACGAGTTTGTAAGCATCATGAAGATTGCACCTTTAGTAACCGTGATAGGCGATAAAACAGGTGGCGGTAGTGGTCTGCCCTTTTCTTCTGAGCTCCCCAACGGCTGGTCGGTACGCTTCTCTGCATCCCCCATGTTCAATGCCGAGAAGGAGCATATCGAGTTTGGTGTGGAACCTGATTTCTTTGTTTCAATGCTCGATAACGACAAGGATAAGGAGAAAGATACCATCATTGAAACGGCTCGTGCGCTACTAAAACAAATGTGA
- a CDS encoding SUMF1/EgtB/PvdO family nonheme iron enzyme — protein sequence MPRRSRRNKQPAKRLYRRKGFILFLGVLIGVLFIASLYQTSVYFSTNESCMMCHVHPHAEESWRLSTHVNNGSGVMVNCVDCHLPPKDNTWEHYSAKVVLGARDLWGYLTKDSTDFDWDSKSELEHAVKYIPNESCVKCHQNLFPEGVTDDAVTAHLYYEENAEKLDLQCISCHLDAGHYNPDYAHGQMTGIPGMSASYDVDSSLFYKDPTPVNSFADFREQIPGTAVSFQMRAIEGGTFRMGSPEKEPFRKEDESPQHEVSLDPFFMAEVETTWDQYWAFYAETMSEGRTPPEVVYQNNIQAMGVDAISGPTSPFGYPDQGWGQGDRPAITMTHYAAETFCQWLSEKTGKKYRLPTEAEWEYAARGGTETAYFFPGSPKAFSDHGFMRNVFKPKTDSISAYVIYNKNSHSRTQPPSSVLPNPFGLKNMLGNVMEYCADKYDPQAYANRSGETHNPLVTEGDEWVVRGGLYSSDASDVRSAARSHTRHDDWLRTDPQQPKSIWWYSDIKGIGFRVVCEPDSTLF from the coding sequence ATGCCAAGAAGATCAAGAAGGAACAAACAACCTGCGAAAAGATTATACAGGAGAAAGGGTTTTATCCTGTTTTTGGGTGTTTTAATAGGGGTGCTTTTTATTGCATCCCTTTATCAGACGTCAGTTTATTTCTCCACCAATGAATCATGTATGATGTGTCATGTGCATCCCCACGCCGAGGAAAGTTGGCGCTTGTCGACCCATGTCAACAACGGAAGCGGGGTGATGGTCAATTGTGTGGATTGTCACCTGCCACCCAAGGACAACACCTGGGAACACTACTCAGCCAAGGTGGTACTGGGTGCCCGCGACCTGTGGGGCTACCTCACCAAGGATAGCACCGATTTCGACTGGGATAGCAAGTCTGAGCTGGAGCATGCTGTGAAGTACATCCCCAATGAATCATGCGTCAAATGCCACCAGAATCTCTTTCCCGAAGGGGTGACGGATGATGCGGTGACTGCACATCTCTATTACGAGGAGAATGCTGAAAAGCTAGACCTGCAATGCATCAGCTGCCACCTTGATGCCGGACACTACAATCCCGACTACGCACATGGTCAGATGACCGGCATCCCCGGAATGTCGGCATCCTACGATGTGGACAGTAGCCTCTTTTACAAGGATCCAACACCGGTAAACTCTTTTGCCGACTTCAGGGAGCAGATACCCGGTACCGCAGTCTCTTTTCAGATGAGAGCGATAGAGGGGGGTACCTTCAGGATGGGAAGTCCTGAGAAAGAACCTTTCCGTAAGGAGGATGAGTCTCCTCAACATGAGGTGTCACTTGACCCCTTCTTCATGGCTGAGGTGGAGACCACCTGGGACCAGTATTGGGCGTTTTATGCAGAGACGATGAGCGAAGGACGTACACCCCCCGAGGTGGTGTATCAGAACAACATCCAGGCGATGGGGGTGGATGCGATCTCCGGACCCACCTCCCCCTTTGGTTATCCCGATCAGGGATGGGGGCAGGGAGACCGACCGGCCATCACCATGACTCACTACGCAGCGGAAACCTTCTGCCAGTGGTTATCTGAAAAGACCGGAAAGAAATACCGCCTGCCGACAGAGGCAGAGTGGGAGTATGCTGCCCGTGGCGGCACCGAAACAGCCTATTTCTTCCCAGGCAGTCCGAAGGCCTTCTCGGACCATGGCTTCATGCGTAATGTCTTCAAACCGAAAACAGATAGCATCAGCGCATATGTGATATACAACAAGAACAGCCACAGTCGTACACAGCCTCCCTCTTCGGTGCTTCCCAATCCCTTTGGCTTGAAAAATATGCTGGGGAACGTGATGGAGTATTGTGCTGACAAATACGACCCACAGGCTTACGCTAACAGGAGTGGTGAAACCCACAACCCCCTGGTGACTGAGGGGGATGAATGGGTGGTACGTGGAGGACTATATTCCTCTGATGCCTCCGATGTACGCAGTGCTGCGCGCAGCCATACCCGTCACGACGACTGGCTCAGAACAGACCCGCAGCAACCCAAGAGTATCTGGTGGTACTCCGATATCAAGGGTATTGGCTTCCGTGTCGTTTGTGAGCCTGATTCAACCCTCTTTTGA